The following are encoded in a window of Cycloclasticus pugetii PS-1 genomic DNA:
- a CDS encoding NUDIX hydrolase has product MIWKPNVTVASIVELDGKFLMVEEESPVGPVLNQPAGHLDPNESMENAVIRETLEETGYRFTPEVIIGSYLWHNTDNETTYYRSTYAGSVCHKEVSTELDEGIIRALWMSLDEIKANTDRLRSPIILESLNDYLSGVSYPLSIIKSYIK; this is encoded by the coding sequence ATGATCTGGAAACCAAACGTCACCGTCGCATCTATTGTTGAACTTGACGGAAAATTTTTGATGGTTGAGGAAGAGTCCCCAGTCGGCCCTGTCCTTAACCAGCCTGCTGGACATTTAGACCCAAACGAAAGTATGGAAAACGCTGTCATTAGGGAAACTTTAGAAGAAACGGGTTACCGTTTTACACCGGAAGTAATTATCGGCTCGTATTTATGGCATAACACTGATAATGAAACCACCTATTATCGAAGTACTTATGCTGGCAGCGTGTGTCATAAAGAAGTCTCAACAGAACTTGATGAAGGCATTATTCGTGCGTTATGGATGAGTCTCGATGAAATCAAAGCAAATACCGATCGCTTACGTAGCCCTATTATTTTAGAAAGCCTTAATGACTACCTGTCAGGGGTTAGCTACCCGCTTTCAATCATTAAATCTTACATTAAATAA
- the mnmA gene encoding tRNA 2-thiouridine(34) synthase MnmA — MDNKKIMIGMSGGVDSSVAALRLLEQGHEVTGLFMKNWDEDDGSEYCTAKEDLADAQQVSDKLGIELKTVNFAAEYWDNVFEDFLSEYAAGRTPNPDILCNREIKFKAFLDYATELGADYIATGHYTQIAQQHNQFQLLRGLDNNKDQSYFLYTLGQTQLSRSLFPIGNMEKPAVRELAQKAGFINSRKKDSTGICFIGERKFKDFLQRYLPAQPGLMNTPEGETIGEHQGLMYYTLGQRQGLGIGGIKSAAEEPWYVVEKDLKNNILVVAQGHDHTLMQSNTLNASQLSWVSGQAVSNSFRCTAKTRYRQKDQACQVTLIGDDHCLVQFDDPQRAVTPGQSVVFYNNEVCLGGGIIDATSTINS, encoded by the coding sequence ATGGACAATAAAAAAATAATGATCGGCATGTCAGGTGGGGTAGACTCTTCTGTAGCCGCATTGCGCTTGCTTGAACAAGGTCACGAGGTAACCGGTTTATTTATGAAAAACTGGGATGAGGATGATGGCAGCGAATATTGTACAGCGAAGGAAGATTTAGCCGATGCCCAACAGGTCAGTGATAAATTGGGTATTGAACTTAAAACCGTCAATTTTGCAGCTGAGTACTGGGATAACGTTTTTGAAGACTTTTTAAGCGAATATGCCGCTGGTAGAACACCCAACCCCGATATTTTATGTAACCGTGAAATTAAGTTTAAAGCCTTTTTAGATTATGCCACTGAACTCGGAGCTGATTACATAGCAACCGGACATTACACACAAATTGCTCAACAACACAATCAATTCCAACTCCTGCGTGGTTTGGATAACAATAAAGACCAAAGCTACTTCCTTTATACATTGGGGCAAACGCAATTAAGTCGCTCACTCTTTCCTATTGGGAATATGGAAAAACCGGCTGTTAGAGAACTTGCACAAAAAGCGGGGTTTATTAATAGTCGGAAAAAAGATAGCACCGGTATTTGTTTTATTGGTGAACGCAAATTTAAAGATTTCTTACAACGCTACCTGCCCGCTCAACCAGGCCTTATGAACACACCAGAAGGTGAAACCATTGGCGAACACCAAGGTTTAATGTATTACACCTTGGGCCAGCGTCAAGGGCTCGGTATTGGCGGCATTAAATCCGCTGCCGAAGAACCTTGGTATGTGGTTGAAAAAGACCTAAAAAATAATATTTTAGTAGTCGCTCAAGGGCATGACCATACCTTAATGCAAAGCAATACACTCAACGCATCGCAGCTCAGCTGGGTTAGCGGTCAAGCTGTATCAAACAGCTTTCGCTGCACCGCTAAAACACGCTACCGTCAAAAAGACCAAGCATGTCAAGTCACCCTGATTGGTGATGATCATTGCCTAGTACAATTTGACGACCCTCAACGTGCCGTGACCCCGGGTCAATCTGTTGTTTTTTATAACAATGAGGTTTGCCTTGGTGGCGGTATAATAGACGCCACTTCCACTATAAACTCATAA